The proteins below are encoded in one region of Apium graveolens cultivar Ventura chromosome 4, ASM990537v1, whole genome shotgun sequence:
- the LOC141720130 gene encoding secreted RxLR effector protein 161-like encodes MNCTRPYIAFTVSKLSRYTSNPGMDHWKAITKVLRYLRYTRDYGLHYTRYPVVLEGISDSNWINVVKGSKSTSGYVFTLAGGAISWKSSKQTVMTKSTIEDEFVALDKASEQAEWLRQFLEDISRWEMPAPPLCIHCDSTAVIGTTEHVLYNGMSRHIRRRHNSVRQLLLTGVITIDYIKSKDNTADPLTKGLTREFVEKSSKEMGIKPITKVDTKETQPC; translated from the coding sequence ATGAATTGTACACGACCATACATTGCTTTTACTGTCAGCAAGCTAAGCCGATACACGAGTAATCCGGGTATGGATCACTGGAAAGCGATAACTAAAGTGCTTCGGTACTTGAGATATACGCGTGATTATGGACTGCATTACACAAGATATCCAGTTGTACTTGAAGGAATTAGTGACTCAAACTGGATAAATGTTGTAAAAGGATCAAAATCCACAAGCGGATATGTATTTACGCTAGCAGGTGGAGCGATCTCGTGGAAATCTTCGAAACAAACAGTAATGACCAAATCAACAATAGAAGATGAGTTTGTTGCTTTGGATAAAGCAAGCGAACAAGCCGAATGGTTACGCCAGTTTTTAGAAGATATTTCAAGATGGGAGATGCCGGCGCCGCCACTTTGTATACATTGTGATAGCACTGCTGTAATTGGTACAACCGAGCATGTACTATATAACGGAATGTCGAGGCATATTCGTCGTCGACACAACTCCGTTAGACAACTACTCTTAACTGGAGTTATCACTATTGACTACATCAAGTCAAAGGATAACACTGCGGATCCGCTAACCAAAGGGTTAACAAGAGAGTTTGTTGAAAAATCATCGAAAGAAATGGGGATAAAGCCCATAACAAAAGTTGATACAAAGGAAACCCAACCTTgttga